A portion of the Punica granatum isolate Tunisia-2019 chromosome 7, ASM765513v2, whole genome shotgun sequence genome contains these proteins:
- the LOC116213114 gene encoding xyloglucan endotransglucosylase/hydrolase protein 9-like isoform X2: MLDKKMEHAICGGTFSDLFQPYWAPQNVAVDDDADQTKLSLDASSGCGFESKKKYLFGLASMQIKLVEGDSAGTVTAFYMSSDGPNHDELDFEFLGNVSGEPYLVQTNVYVNGTGNREQRHTLWFDPTQDFHTYSLFWNRRCVLFLVDGIPIRAFVSKEVSGIPYPRSQPMGVRASVWNADDWATQGGRVKTDWSHAPFVSTFRSFQIDACDLLEDGSGTEVVTRCTESGQFWWDKPEFDGLDRHRNRQLRRVQRKHLVYDYCRDKLRFSDQLPRECVA; the protein is encoded by the exons CAAGAAAATGGAACACG CGATCTGTGGCGGGACCTTCAGTGACCTCTTTCAACCTTACTGGGCACCTCAGAACGTTGCTGTTGATGATGATGCAGACCAGACGAAGCTCTCCCTCGACGCCTCTTCCG GTTGCGGGTTCGAGTCGAAGAAGAAGTACTTGTTTGGGCTGGCAAGCATGCAGATCAAACTGGTGGAAGGTGACTCGGCCGGGACGGTGACAGCATTCTAT ATGTCATCAGACGGGCCTAACCACGACGAGCTCGATTTCGAGTTTCTCGGGAACGTGTCAGGAGAGCCATACCTCGTTCAGACGAATGTCTATGTCAATGGGACCGGGAACAGAGAGCAGAGGCACACACTTTGGTTTGATCCCACGCAGGATTTCCATACCTACTCCTTGTTCTGGAACCGCCGCTGTGTCTT GTTTCTTGTGGACGGAATCCCAATCCGAGCGTTTGTGAGCAAAGAGGTGAGCGGGATACCGTACCCGAGATCTCAGCCGATGGGAGTCCGAGCGTCGGTTTGGAACGCGGACGACTGGGCCACACAGGGCGGGAGGGTCAAGACAGATTGGAGTCATGCCCCGTTTGTTTCCACGTTCAG GTCGTTCCAGATTGATGCTTGTGACCTACTTGAGGACGGCAGCGGCACCGAAGTCGTGACGCGGTGCACCGAGTCAGGGCAGTTCTGGTGGGACAAGCCAGAGTTTGATGGGCTGGACCGGCACAGGAACCGTCAGCTCAGGAGGGTTCAGAGGAAGCACCTTGTGTACGACTATTGCCGGGACAAACTCCGGTTCTCCGATCAGCTGCCCAGGGAATGCGTTGCGTAG
- the LOC116213114 gene encoding xyloglucan endotransglucosylase/hydrolase protein 9-like isoform X1, translating to MVMTFVFSLLLLLVGPAICGGTFSDLFQPYWAPQNVAVDDDADQTKLSLDASSGCGFESKKKYLFGLASMQIKLVEGDSAGTVTAFYMSSDGPNHDELDFEFLGNVSGEPYLVQTNVYVNGTGNREQRHTLWFDPTQDFHTYSLFWNRRCVLFLVDGIPIRAFVSKEVSGIPYPRSQPMGVRASVWNADDWATQGGRVKTDWSHAPFVSTFRSFQIDACDLLEDGSGTEVVTRCTESGQFWWDKPEFDGLDRHRNRQLRRVQRKHLVYDYCRDKLRFSDQLPRECVA from the exons ATGGTGATGACATTCGTGTTCAGCTTACTTCTTCTGCTTGTGGGCCCAGCGATCTGTGGCGGGACCTTCAGTGACCTCTTTCAACCTTACTGGGCACCTCAGAACGTTGCTGTTGATGATGATGCAGACCAGACGAAGCTCTCCCTCGACGCCTCTTCCG GTTGCGGGTTCGAGTCGAAGAAGAAGTACTTGTTTGGGCTGGCAAGCATGCAGATCAAACTGGTGGAAGGTGACTCGGCCGGGACGGTGACAGCATTCTAT ATGTCATCAGACGGGCCTAACCACGACGAGCTCGATTTCGAGTTTCTCGGGAACGTGTCAGGAGAGCCATACCTCGTTCAGACGAATGTCTATGTCAATGGGACCGGGAACAGAGAGCAGAGGCACACACTTTGGTTTGATCCCACGCAGGATTTCCATACCTACTCCTTGTTCTGGAACCGCCGCTGTGTCTT GTTTCTTGTGGACGGAATCCCAATCCGAGCGTTTGTGAGCAAAGAGGTGAGCGGGATACCGTACCCGAGATCTCAGCCGATGGGAGTCCGAGCGTCGGTTTGGAACGCGGACGACTGGGCCACACAGGGCGGGAGGGTCAAGACAGATTGGAGTCATGCCCCGTTTGTTTCCACGTTCAG GTCGTTCCAGATTGATGCTTGTGACCTACTTGAGGACGGCAGCGGCACCGAAGTCGTGACGCGGTGCACCGAGTCAGGGCAGTTCTGGTGGGACAAGCCAGAGTTTGATGGGCTGGACCGGCACAGGAACCGTCAGCTCAGGAGGGTTCAGAGGAAGCACCTTGTGTACGACTATTGCCGGGACAAACTCCGGTTCTCCGATCAGCTGCCCAGGGAATGCGTTGCGTAG
- the LOC116215235 gene encoding uncharacterized protein LOC116215235 — MEGAVASAATIHRSPALHSLFSGASLSPPPRRRRCFSPGATVTGSLSSELKEIRVCTNRTCRKQGSLQTLETLSGLAPADVTVKTCGCLGRCGSGPNLALLPEGVIVSHIGTAARASRILCDTDDLLLRSLEALALKKRADSELDRRNFSDAEALLTQAINSKPVGGIHVMYKDRSVARLGMTDYDGALEDAREATNLAPNYTEGYICEGDAFLAMEQFDKAEKSYSICLEIDPTIRRTISFKARTEKLREKLTAANLA, encoded by the exons ATGGAGGGAGCTGTGGCCTCTGCTGCCACTATCCATCGCTCTCCGGCCCTTCACTCGCTCTTCTCCGGCGCATCTCTCTCACCTCCGCCGAGAAGACGCCGCTGCTTCAGTCCCGGCGCCACCGTCACTGGCAGCCTGAGCTCCGAGCTCAAGGAGATCAGGGTCTGCACCAACCGCACTTGCCGCAAACAAGGCTCCCTCCAGACCCTCGAGACTCTCTCCGGCCTCGCCCCGGCGGACGTCACAGTGAAGACATGCGGCTGCCTCGGCCGCTGCGGCTCGGGCCCCAACCTCGCCCTTCTGCCGGAAGGCGTCATCGTTAGCCACATCGGGACCGCTGCTCGCGCCTCTCGGATCCTCTGCGACACCGATGACCTGCTGTTAAGGAGCCTAGAGGCCCTCGCGCTGAAGAAGAGAGCCGATAGTGAGCTCGACCGCCGAAATTTCTCCGATGCCGAGGCCTTGCTCACGCAG GCGATAAATTCGAAACCAGTTGGTGGTATCCATGTTATGTACAAAGACAG ATCAGTTGCAAGGCTGGGAATGACCGACTACGACGGTGCTCTTGAAGATGCTAGAGAAGCTACAAATTTAGCTCCTAACTACACCGAG GGCTATATTTGTGAGGGTGATGCTTTCCTGGCGATGGAACAATTTGACAAAGCAGAGAAGTCATATTCCATTTGTCTAGAGATAGATCCTACCATACGCCGAACTATATCGTTCAAG GCTAGAACCGAGAAGCTCCGGGAGAAACTAACTGCTGCAAATTTGGCATAA
- the LOC116215234 gene encoding kinase-interacting family protein isoform X1 — protein MALAVSVHRQPQQSSRVRPCTYDTGMSMEKKSSCQSSSTPPTAESKSSSAPATTTTITRPSWLLSTIADLDERMKAIEAINSEEDSPEDTFAQRAESYYRKRPQLLSLLQDLYNAYLSLSDRYLRGLVKRKRNRVKQSPSQLSFGGLSDQDDGEIDSEAESTLSYQKPPSTPGSIKMSVDMLIAELVMKNVEHDLLLHEVNMMECRRGESSRKMELQENLLEVLESERMILLSQNSALGYQVAALVEENRVLATESELMKTRAEELARCVWKIREEGCVGELSSKIDELQGRIFGLEEKNKEYFDEIVRKGMQFEWDTRHRERSPLGCFEFEKWKLKRERAAIRKSIEYKKAGAGKKKKVVKWWAKVKNMDIFKCGISPTCGQ, from the exons ATGGCGTTGGCAGTATCGGTTCATCGGCAACCGCAACAGAGCTCTCG GGTGAGGCCCTGCACATACGACACGGGGATGAGCATGGAGAAGAAGAGCTCGTGCCAATCTTCTTCTACCCCACCAACTGCCGAGTCAAAAAGCAGCTCTGCAcctgccaccaccaccaccattaCCAGGCCTTCTTGGCTTCTGTCGACCATTGCCG ATTTGGATGAGAGGATGAAGGCAATAGAGGCTATCAATTCTGAAGAAGACAGCCCCGAGGACACGTTCGCTCAGCGAGCTGAATCATACTACAGGAAGCGGCCTCAGCTTCTATCCCTTCTTCAGGACCTTTACAATGCCTACCTCTCCCTCTCCGACCGCTATCTCCGAGGCCTAGTAAAGCGAAAAAGAAACCGGGTGAAGCAATCTCCTTCTCAGCTGTCCTTCGGAGGTCTTTCCGACCAAGATGATGGTGAAATTGATTCCGAGGCTGAGAGCACCCTCTCTTACCAGAAGCCGCCATCAACTCCGGGCTCCATCAAGATGAGTGTGGATATGCTGATTGCCGAGCTTGTGATGAAGAATGTCGAGCACGATCTGCTGCTCCATGAGGTGAACATGATGGAGTGCCGAAGGGGGGAATCGTCTCGGAAGATGGAGCTCCAGGAGAACCTGCTCGAGGTCCTGGAATCGGAGAGGATGATACTACTGAGTCAGAACTCAGCCTTGGGATACCAAGTGGCGGCGCTTGTGGAGGAGAACCGGGTGCTAGCGACTGAGTCAGAGCTGATGAAGACTAGGGCTGAAGAGCTTGCGAGGTGTGTGTGGAAGATAAGGGAGGAGGGGTGTGTGGGTGAGCTCAGCAGTAAGATTGATGAACTTCAGGGTCGTATCTTCGGTTTGGAGGAGAAGAACAAGGAGTATTTTGACGAGATTGTTAGGAAAGGGATGCAGTTCGAATGGGATAcgagacacagagagagaagCCCTCTTGGGTGTTTTGAGTTCGAAAAGTGGAAGCTgaagagggagagggctgCAATAAGAAAGTCCATCGAGTACAAGAAGGCTGGTGctgggaagaagaaaaaggtggTGAAATGGTGGGCAAAGGTCAAGAATATGGACATCTTCAAGTGTGGTATTAGCCCAACTTGTGGTCAGTAA
- the LOC116215234 gene encoding kinase-interacting family protein isoform X2, producing the protein MVRPCTYDTGMSMEKKSSCQSSSTPPTAESKSSSAPATTTTITRPSWLLSTIADLDERMKAIEAINSEEDSPEDTFAQRAESYYRKRPQLLSLLQDLYNAYLSLSDRYLRGLVKRKRNRVKQSPSQLSFGGLSDQDDGEIDSEAESTLSYQKPPSTPGSIKMSVDMLIAELVMKNVEHDLLLHEVNMMECRRGESSRKMELQENLLEVLESERMILLSQNSALGYQVAALVEENRVLATESELMKTRAEELARCVWKIREEGCVGELSSKIDELQGRIFGLEEKNKEYFDEIVRKGMQFEWDTRHRERSPLGCFEFEKWKLKRERAAIRKSIEYKKAGAGKKKKVVKWWAKVKNMDIFKCGISPTCGQ; encoded by the exons AT GGTGAGGCCCTGCACATACGACACGGGGATGAGCATGGAGAAGAAGAGCTCGTGCCAATCTTCTTCTACCCCACCAACTGCCGAGTCAAAAAGCAGCTCTGCAcctgccaccaccaccaccattaCCAGGCCTTCTTGGCTTCTGTCGACCATTGCCG ATTTGGATGAGAGGATGAAGGCAATAGAGGCTATCAATTCTGAAGAAGACAGCCCCGAGGACACGTTCGCTCAGCGAGCTGAATCATACTACAGGAAGCGGCCTCAGCTTCTATCCCTTCTTCAGGACCTTTACAATGCCTACCTCTCCCTCTCCGACCGCTATCTCCGAGGCCTAGTAAAGCGAAAAAGAAACCGGGTGAAGCAATCTCCTTCTCAGCTGTCCTTCGGAGGTCTTTCCGACCAAGATGATGGTGAAATTGATTCCGAGGCTGAGAGCACCCTCTCTTACCAGAAGCCGCCATCAACTCCGGGCTCCATCAAGATGAGTGTGGATATGCTGATTGCCGAGCTTGTGATGAAGAATGTCGAGCACGATCTGCTGCTCCATGAGGTGAACATGATGGAGTGCCGAAGGGGGGAATCGTCTCGGAAGATGGAGCTCCAGGAGAACCTGCTCGAGGTCCTGGAATCGGAGAGGATGATACTACTGAGTCAGAACTCAGCCTTGGGATACCAAGTGGCGGCGCTTGTGGAGGAGAACCGGGTGCTAGCGACTGAGTCAGAGCTGATGAAGACTAGGGCTGAAGAGCTTGCGAGGTGTGTGTGGAAGATAAGGGAGGAGGGGTGTGTGGGTGAGCTCAGCAGTAAGATTGATGAACTTCAGGGTCGTATCTTCGGTTTGGAGGAGAAGAACAAGGAGTATTTTGACGAGATTGTTAGGAAAGGGATGCAGTTCGAATGGGATAcgagacacagagagagaagCCCTCTTGGGTGTTTTGAGTTCGAAAAGTGGAAGCTgaagagggagagggctgCAATAAGAAAGTCCATCGAGTACAAGAAGGCTGGTGctgggaagaagaaaaaggtggTGAAATGGTGGGCAAAGGTCAAGAATATGGACATCTTCAAGTGTGGTATTAGCCCAACTTGTGGTCAGTAA
- the LOC116212685 gene encoding uclacyanin 1-like, translating to MENKRVVKAAMVIVIASTLVRCVSGVNLTVGGATGWDLSSNIRGWAAKTTFHPGDFLVFNYTPLHDVLEVNRTEFAACKTINPIGAYTDGESVVQLNNPGVARYFICGRSDHCSRGLKLRVRVTTTRDSSGRGHHPRQRPRPHTHRHQPPKTRHGDDFKDSPSPKSGSWDSKRDGPLGYMWFIGFLVVAPVILAPVILHPFGSGSWISCHISGDSLSLLLIG from the exons ATGGAGAACAAGCGGGTAGTGAAGGCCGCGATGGTGATAGTGATTGCCTCCACGCTTGTGCGTTGCGTCTCTGGGGTGAATCTCACGGTCGGTGGCGCCACCGGTTGGGACCTCTCCTCCAACATCCGTGGATGGGCCGCAAAGACTACATTCCATCCCGGTGACTTTCTAG TATTCAACTACACGCCGCTACACGACGTCCTGGAGGTGAACAGGACGGAGTTCGCCGCCTGCAAGACCATAAACCCGATCGGAGCCTACACTGATGGCGAGTCAGTGGTCCAGCTGAATAATCCTGGCGTCGCGCGATACTTCATCTGTGGTCGCAGCGACCACTGCTCCCGAGGCCTCAAGCTGAGGGTCCGTGTCACCACCACCAGGGACAGCAGTGGCAGAGGCCACCACCCCCGCCAGCGTCCTCGTCCCCACACCCATCGCCACCAGCCTCCCAAGACTCGGCATGGTGACGACTTCAAGGACAGTCCAAGTCCTAAATCTGGTTCGTGGGATTCAAAGCGAGATGGTCCCCTGGGCTACATGTGGTTCATCGGATTTCTCGTCGTGGCTCCGGTGATTCTGGCTCCGGTGATTCTCCATCCCTTCGGATCGGGTAGTTGGATTTCTTGTCATATCTCTGGTGATTCTCTGTCTCTCCTCCTGATCGGGTAG
- the LOC116212686 gene encoding coiled-coil domain-containing protein 12 has product MGEEDDSIEQAVAARRERLRALKAAQELLTAPEDDSAPQGDEKPDRDNEEDAGEEEDNLSMKFRNYVPHDKQLQEGKVAPPVLPKFEDPLAAEPPALETKDPFVNIAPKKPNWDLRRDVQKKLDKLERRTQKAMYKIMEEQERQKQMAEEDSVNGMQE; this is encoded by the exons ATGGGTGAAGAAGACGATTCCATCGAGCAAGCGGTCGCCGCCCGGCGGGAGAGGCTGAGAGCCCTCAAAGCTGCTCAGGAGCTCCTCACCGCTCCCGAAGACGATTCTGCACCTCAAGGTGACGAAAAACCTGACCGCGACAACGAGGAAGATGCCGGCGAAGAAGAAGA TAATCTGAGCATGAAGTTTCGAAACTATGTTCCTCATGATAAGCAGCTCCAAGAGGGGAAGGTCGCACCACCAGTGCTACCAAAATTCGAAGACCCTCTTGCGGCAGAACCTCCAGCATTAGAGACGAAG GATCCATTtgtaaatattgctcccaagAAGCCTAACTGGGACCTGAGGAGAGATGTCCAGAAGAAGCTTGATAAGCTCGAGAGACGCACCCAGAAGGCAATGTATAAGATTATGG AGGAACAGGAGAGACAGAAGCAGATGGCTGAAGAAGACAGCGTCAATGGAATGCAAGAATAG
- the LOC116215187 gene encoding NDR1/HIN1-like protein 6 — MADHHHRVHPVREPDSPARPITSPLVPPGSAVSEKGNPLNAAAHRRWNHGLVPTEPSKSWRRSSCCRCLCWTFCLLFLLIIAIGIAAGVLYLIFQPKLPKYSINSLRILSLRLNTDMTLYARFRVNINAENPNEKIGIYYKHGGQLSVWYNSEKLCSGSLPRFYQGHDNVTQLKVDMMGRTKSGNTLMAALQEQQNTGRIPLDLKVQAPVAIKFGRLKTRKVRILGECLLVVDSLSSNYSVSIKASNCGYRLKL; from the exons ATGGCAGATCATCACCATAGAGTTCATCCTGTGAGGGAACCAGACTCTCCGGCGCGGCCCATAACTTCCCCTCTGGTCCCTCCCGGCTCTGCTGTCTCCGAGAAAGGGAACCCATTAAATGCTGCTGCACACCGGCGATGGAATCATGGCTTGGTGCCCACGGAGCCATCGAAAAGCTGGAGGAGGAGCAGCTGCTGCCGGTGCTTGTGTTGGACTttctgcctcctcttccttctcATCATTGCCATTGGCATCGCCGCAGGAGTCCTCTACCTCATCTTCCAACCGAAGCTCCCGAAGTACTCCATCAACAGTCTCCGCATACTCAGCCTCAGGCTAAATACCGACATGACCCTGTACGCGAGATTCCGAGTCAATATCAATGCCGAAAATCCAAACGAAAAGATTGGGATATATTACAAGCACGGAGGTCAGCTTAGCGTATG GTACAACAGTGAGAAGCTCTGCAGTGGGTCGCTCCCGAGATTCTACCAGGGCCATGACAACGTGACGCAGCTGAAAGTGGACATGATGGGGAggacgaagtccgggaacacACTGATGGCAGCCTTGCAGGAACAGCAGAACACAGGACGGATCCCACTGGACTTGAAGGTGCAGGCGCCGGTCGCGATCAAGTTCGGGAGGTTGAAGACGAGGAAGGTGAGGATATTGGGAGAGTGCTTGCTGGTGGTGGATAGCTTGAGCAGTAATTACTCCGTTAGTATAAAAGCAAGCAACTGTGGGTACAGATTGAAGCTCTAG
- the LOC116215188 gene encoding uncharacterized protein LOC116215188 yields the protein MFLKSSVRFRSFIEQSSEKPTRRNISGRNSRERQDSLFLPPVNRTMSLLAHPVSAPSSLWKLKKPSGFGGIGRKGSSCSRVCFGYSNGVKAFFFNPNEEPILKEALKEPVAFMGGMFAGLLRLDLNEDPLKEWVTRTVEASGITQEELEVEGSKEAEEAPQEIVIE from the exons ATGTTCTTGAAATCATCAGTCCGATTCCGAAGTTTCATAGAGCAGAGCTCGGAGAAACCGACGAGGCGCAATATCTCCGGAAGGAACTCCCGGGAGCGGCAAgattctctctttcttccgCCAGTAAACCGGACAATGTCCCTCCTTGCCCACCCAGTTTCAGCCCCATCATCTCTG TGGAAGTTGAAGAAGCCCAGTGGGTTTGGGGGAATTGGGAGAAAAGGGAGCAGCTGCAGTAGAGTCTGCTTTGGCTACAGCAATGGGGTCAAAGCTTTCTTCTTCAATCCCAATGAAGAGCCTATCCTCAAAGAAGCTCTTAAG GAGCCGGTTGCTTTCATGGGTGGAATGTTTGCGGGACTCCTGAGGCTTGATCTCAACGAGGACCCACTGAAGGAATGGGTTACACGGACAGTGGAGGCTTCGGGAATTACTCAGGAGGAACTCGAGGTTGAAGGGTCGAAAGAGGCAGAAGAAGCCCCACAGGAAATCGTTATCGAGTGA
- the LOC116212786 gene encoding uncharacterized protein LOC116212786 isoform X1 has translation MAGREVREYTNLSDPKDKKWGKGKDKIDDEDVTFQRMVAKMQEAAGERGGYLHGRGALDSDDLLYLKEQMEAEEDAERLLRRTEKRAFAAFKRAASLADTSPASVPLPLRVEPKPKSGIRQQDLLKKVVEVKPKRQKVSATQPNADQPQPAATSSDRVSSESKSEDNSGKEQTSSTPKQAEGETKEDNPVKSLLGLAYASSDDDEED, from the exons ATGGCGGGAAGAGAGGTTCGTGAGTATACCAACCTCAGCGACCCCAAAG ATAAGAAATGGGGAAAGGGAAAGGACAAGATTGACGATGAAGACGTAACGTTCCAGCGCATGGTTGCTAAG ATGCAAGAAGCTGCTGGAGAACGTGGCGGGTATCTGCATGGACGAGGCG CCTTGGACAGTGATGACCTGCTTTACCTCAAGGAGCAGATGGAGGCCGAGGAGGATGCAGAACGGCTCCTTCGTCGCACTGAGAAGCGTGCCTTTGCTGCATTCAAG AGAGCTGCAAGTTTAGCAGATACATCACCTGCATCAGTCCCCTTGCCACTCCGTGTCGAACCGAAGCCAAAGAGTGGGATTAG GCAGCAAGATCTACTGAAGAAAGTGGTGGAAGTCAAACCCAAACGGCAGAAGGTATCAGCCACTCAACCGAATGCGGATCAGCCTCAGCCTGCTGCAACTTCCAGCGACCGCGTTTCATCGGAATCAAAATCCGAGGATAATTCGGGGAAAGAACAGACTTCATCTACGCCAAAACAGGCTGAGGGCGAGACTAAAGAGGACAACCCAGTTAAGAGCTTGCTGGGACTAGCATATGCAAGttctgatgatgatgaagaagactGA
- the LOC116212786 gene encoding uncharacterized protein LOC116212786 isoform X2, translating into MQEAAGERGGYLHGRGALDSDDLLYLKEQMEAEEDAERLLRRTEKRAFAAFKRAASLADTSPASVPLPLRVEPKPKSGIRQQDLLKKVVEVKPKRQKVSATQPNADQPQPAATSSDRVSSESKSEDNSGKEQTSSTPKQAEGETKEDNPVKSLLGLAYASSDDDEED; encoded by the exons ATGCAAGAAGCTGCTGGAGAACGTGGCGGGTATCTGCATGGACGAGGCG CCTTGGACAGTGATGACCTGCTTTACCTCAAGGAGCAGATGGAGGCCGAGGAGGATGCAGAACGGCTCCTTCGTCGCACTGAGAAGCGTGCCTTTGCTGCATTCAAG AGAGCTGCAAGTTTAGCAGATACATCACCTGCATCAGTCCCCTTGCCACTCCGTGTCGAACCGAAGCCAAAGAGTGGGATTAG GCAGCAAGATCTACTGAAGAAAGTGGTGGAAGTCAAACCCAAACGGCAGAAGGTATCAGCCACTCAACCGAATGCGGATCAGCCTCAGCCTGCTGCAACTTCCAGCGACCGCGTTTCATCGGAATCAAAATCCGAGGATAATTCGGGGAAAGAACAGACTTCATCTACGCCAAAACAGGCTGAGGGCGAGACTAAAGAGGACAACCCAGTTAAGAGCTTGCTGGGACTAGCATATGCAAGttctgatgatgatgaagaagactGA
- the LOC116213366 gene encoding uncharacterized protein LOC116213366, whose product MTALLLLLAVGSAATLSSADLYGNPSPPPPPAVSAPPPPSAVAGKKFPQQFMACNDPTTTCYGKNITCPQQCPSFKPADPTAKACTIDCSTPTCEAYCKNRTANCNGVGSACGDPRFVGGDGIVFYFHGQTNQYFSLVSDRNLQINARFIGRHPEGRKRDNTWIQALGVMFGRHTFTLAANKVAKWDNSIDQLQFTYDGEPVHVGEGHLASWTAADSDLSLERTAHCNSITLTLPGVAEVSANVVPITKEDDRIHNYQIPEDDCFAHLEVQFQFFDLSEMVEGVLGQTYRPDFASPVKRGVAMPIMGGENKYRTSSLVSADCSYCNFSPELRGKVTALSLEPTNVMECTSKMSDGHGVICRR is encoded by the exons ATGACAGCCCTTCTCCTCTTACTAGCCGTGGGGTCTGCGGCCACCCTCTCCAGCGCTGACCTCTACGGCAACCCCTCGCCCCCACCACCGCCTGCTGTTTCTGCGCCTCCTCCGCCGTCTGCAGTGGCCGGAAAGAAGTTTCCGCAGCAGTTTATGGCGTGCAACGACCCGACCACCACATGCTACGGCAAGAACATTACCTGCCCACAGCAGTGCCCTTCCTTCAAACCTGCTGACCCAACTGCCAAGGCCTGCACCATTGACTGCTCCACCCCCACATGTGAAGCCTATTGCAAGA ATCGCACAGCAAACTGCAATGGAGTGGGCTCGGCATGCGGGGACCCAAGGTTCGTCGGAGGAGACGGGATTGTGTTCTATTTCCACGGCCAAACAAACCAGTACTTTAGTCTCGTGTCCGACCGGAACCTCCAGATTAATGCGCGTTTCATCGGCCGCCACCCTGAAGGGAGGAAGCGTGACAACACTTGGATTCAGGCTCTTGGCGTCATGTTCGGTCGCCACACATTTACCCTCGCTGCCAACAAGGTGGCCAAGTGGGACAACAGCATCGACCAGCTCCAGTTCACATACGATGGTGAGCCTGTCCACGTTGGCGAGGGCCACCTGGCTAGCTGGACCGCTGCCGACAGTGACCTGAGCCTGGAGAGGACCGCCCACTGCAACAGCATAACCCTGACACTCCCAGGGGTTGCCGAGGTCTCCGCGAACGTGGTCCCCATCACGAAGGAGGATGATAGGATTCATAACTACCAGATCCCCGAGGACGACTGCTTCGCCCACCTGGAGGTGCAGTTCCAGTTCTTCGACCTCTCTGAGATGGTCGAGGGCGTGCTGGGGCAGACCTACAGACCCGACTTCGCGAGCCCGGTCAAGAGAGGGGTCGCGATGCCAATCATGGGAGGCGAGAACAAGTACAGGACTTCTTCCCTTGTGTCGGCTGACTGCAGCTACTGCAACTTCTCGCCCGAGCTGCGGGGGAAAGTTACCGCTCTCTCATTGGAGCCGACCAACGTGATGGAGTGCACCAGCAAGATGAGCGATGGCCATGGAGTGATTTGCCGCCGATAA
- the LOC116212908 gene encoding sm-like protein LSM8: protein MASGPGLDSLVDQTISVITNDGRNIVGVLKGFDQATNIILDESHERVYSTKEGVQQLVLGLYIIRGDNISVVGELDEELDSSLDLSKLRAHPLKPVVH from the exons ATGGCTAGTGGCCCCGGTCTGGATTCTCTAGTAGATC AAACAATATCAGTAATTACTAACGATGGACGCAACATAGTG GGGGTCCTGAAGGGTTTCGATCAGGCTACCAATATTATTCTTGATGAATCTCATGAACGCGTGTACTCTACAAAG GAAGGTGTTCAGCAGCTCGTATTGGGCCTTTACATAATAAGGGGCGATAACAT AAGCGTTGTTGGGGAGCTAGATGAAGAGCTCGACTCAAGTCTCGACCTATCAAAACTGAGGGCTCATCCCCTTAAGCCTGTCGTTCACTGA